A section of the Lepidochelys kempii isolate rLepKem1 chromosome 4, rLepKem1.hap2, whole genome shotgun sequence genome encodes:
- the LOC140910549 gene encoding uncharacterized protein, protein MQSSSAQVTMMESQNRKRAPAWTEREVRDLIAVWGEESVLSELRSSFRNAKTFVKISQGMKDRGHNRDPKQCRVKLKELRQAYQKTREANSRSGSEPQTCRFYDELHAILGGSATTTPAVLFDSFNGDGGNTEAGFGDEEDDDEEEVVDSSQQASRETGFPDSQELFLTLDLEPVPPEPTQGCLLDPAGGEGTSAACVSMITGSSPSQRLVKLRKKKKRTRDEMFSELMLSSHTDRAQTNAWRQIMSECRKAQNDREERWRAEESKWRAEESKWRAEDRAEAQMWRQRDERRQDSMLRLLQDQTRMLQCMVELQQRQLEHRLPLLPLCNQPPSSPSSIASTPRRPRTRWGGLRPTSHSTTEDCPKKRRLSFNKF, encoded by the exons atgcagagctcatcagcacaggtgaccatgatggagtcccagaatcgcaaaagagctccagcatggaccgaacgggaggtacgggatctgatcgctgtttggggagaggaatccgtgctatcagaactccgttccagttttcgaaatgccaaaacctttgtgaaaatctcccagggcatgaaggacagaggccataacagggacccgaagcagtgccgcgtgaaactgaaggagctgaggcaagcctaccagaaaaccagagaggcgaacagccgctctgggtcagagccccaaacatgccgcttctatgatgagctgcatgccattttagggggttcagccaccactaccccagccgtgttgtttgactccttcaatggagatggaggcaatacggaagcaggttttggggacgaagaagatgatgatgaggaggaggttgtagatagctcacagcaagcaagcagagaaaccggttttcccgacagccaggaactgtttctcaccctagacctggagccagtaccccccgaacccacccaaggctgcctcctggacccagcaggcggagaagggacctctg ctgcatgtgtttcaatgatcacaggatcttctccttcccagaggctagtgaagcttagaaagaaaaaaaaacgcactcgcgatgaaatgttctccgagctcatgctgtcctcccacactgacagagcacagacgaatgcgtggaggcaaataatgtcagagtgcaggaaagcacaaaatgaccgggaggagaggtggagggctgaagagagtaagtggcgggctgaagagagtaagtggcgggctgaagacagggctgaagctcaaatgtggcggcagcgtgatgagaggaggcaggattcaatgctgaggctgctgcaggaccaaaccagaatgctccagtgtatggttgagctgcagcaaaggcagctggagcacagactgccactgctgcccctctgtaaccaaccgccctcctccccaagttccatagcctccacacccagacgcccaagaacgcggtgggggggcctccggccaaccagccactccaccacagaggattgcccaaaaaaaagaaggctgtcattcaataaattttaa